The window GCACCTGAACACGCAGGTCACGTCGGCGGTCGACGGGGTCGTGGAGACCTCGGCGGGCGACAAGTTCCCGACGGACGTCATCGTGTGGACGGCCGGCGTCATGGCCGCGCCGTTCGTGAAGTCGAACACCGACCTGCCGGTCGACGAGCGCGGTCGCATCCGCGCGCGTGCCGACCTGCGTGTCGAGGGCGACGACGGCGTGATCCGCGACGCGTGGACCGCCGGCGACGTCTCGGCCGTGCCGGACCTCTCGGGTGGCGGTGTCGGCGGCTTCTGCGTGCCGAACGCGCAGCACGCCGTGCGTCAGGGCAAGCAGCTCGCCGAGAACCTCGTCGCGACCCTCCGCGGGCGTGCGCCGAAGGACTACTACCACGAGAACCTCGGGGCGGTCGCCGGTCTCGGCCCCTGGAACGGCGCGTTCCGTTCGGGCAAGATCATGCTCGTCGGCCCGCTCGCGTGGCTCGCGCACCGTGGCTACCACGGCACCGCGATCCCGACGATCGAGCGCAAGGTGCGCGTGTTCACCGACTGGTTCAACACGTTCTTCCTCGGCCGCGACTTCGTGCCGTTCTCGGCGCGTCAGCACCCGCGGGCCTCGTTCGAGCGCTTCGCCTCGAAGCCCCGTCCGAAGCCCGCCGAGGAGCCGGCCCCCGCGTCGCCCGTGACGGACGCCCCGGTCGCCGACAAGGCGGACGCGAAGCCCGCCCAGGCGCCGAAGACGGTCAACCGTCCCACGGCCAAGGCGAACGCCGAGTAGGCACCCGAGCCACCGGTCGCGCGCCGTCGCATCAGCGAGATGCGGCGGCGCGCGGTCGTTCCGCCCCCGTGGCCCAACTGGCAGAGGCAGCGAACTTAAAATCCGCTACGGTTCGGGTTCGAATCCCGACGGGGGCACCGACTCGCCCACTCCCGACTGGGGACTCGATCCGGTCCGCGCGATCGACGTTGCGAGATGTACCGCTTAGTGTCCATTTAGTCCGGGACGTCCAAGGAACATCGACACGTCCGGCGTCGGCGCGGCCTCGATGTAGTGCCGCTCCGTCACGAACGACGACGCGTGCCCGGGCTGCATCTGCGCCGCCGCGGGTGACAACTTCCGGGCGAGTTCGGTCGCGACGGCCTTCCGCACGCTCTTCGGCGTGAGCCCCTCGAAGTCGCTGCCCTCGATCGCCGCGCGCCACCGGATCCGCAGATTCCCCTCCGACATGGGTGTGCCCGCGTGCGACGCGAAGACGAGATCGTGTGCCGCCTCCACGCGCCGCCTCGTGAGCACGTCGACGCCGTACCGGGGCAGCGTGAGTGTCCGCATGCCCGCGCGCGATTTCGTGTGCTCCTGCCGTACTGAGCGCCCGTCGAGGTCGACGGTGACTGTCGCGAAGATCTGCACCGTGCCTGCGTCGAGGTCGACACCGTCCCACCGGAGCGCGAGCGCCTCACCGATGCGGAGGGGCGGTAGGCGTGGTGCCGCGTGCTCGCGACGTCGTCGAGTGCGGCCGCGTGGGCTATGCAGCACGCTGCCGAATTCGCGCGGTCGAGACGATCGGTCGGACGGTCACGGATCCCCCGAGCAAAAGAACGCCCCTCCACTGGTGCGGCGGTGCGGCGTTTCGTCGTTGAGTCAGAGAGGCAGCTCGAAGCCGAATCCCGTCGGCATGCCCTGCGCGGATCCGCCCGAGAACGTGATGATCAGTGCACCGCCGCCGTCGCCAGGAATGCCGATCAGTTCCTTCCCGTGAATCTTCTCGCCCATATTGATCCAGGTGGGGAAGTCGCCGTACTCGTCAGGGAGCCCCTGCGCGATGTGAACGACGCCGTTGTTCACCTTGACGCCGTCGGCATCGATACCCGAGAACACGAAGCTCATCTTGGCTTGTAGGTCGGATGTTGCGTTGGCGCTGATCTCGACCGCGTAGTACGTCAGTGACGTGTCGTACTCGAAGTAGGGCTTGCTTGTGTCGGGGTTCGTTTCGGTCTGGAGCGCGTTCGGGTCGATCTGCTCCACGCTGTTGACGGTCCACGTGCCGACGGGGAGGTCGGCGTCCCAGAGCTGGTTCTCCTGGCCCACGGCGATGATCTGATGTCCGCGTTCGGAGACTCCGCCGGCCTCGGTTGCTGAGATGGTCTCGGCCGCCTCGGCGGCGGGCGTGGTTGCTGCTGGGGTGGAGATCTCGGACACCTCCGTGGTTGAGGATGCGCCGGCGCATCCGGTCAGGAGAAGGAGCGCGGCTGCGGCCGCGGCGACGAGGGGGGTTCGCATGGGCATGACCGTAGTGGAACCGGGGGACACGTGGGGGCTCGAGCTGCCGCCTAGTGTCCATCGAGTCCGGGCTCGACCTGGAAGCGGGACGCGGTATCGAGCACCCAGGCACCCGCACGTACACACACGGGAACTGTGCGGATGCTGCGGGATATGCGAACCGTGACTCGTTGCGGATCGGGGTCGAATCCCGACGGGGCAGCAGACGCGCGAATACTACGAACGCACCACGCGCCCGTGGTTCGGGGTGTCGGCGAACTCGGGCTGTGCGCCCGCTGGGAACGATGTTTGCGTTCGAGTGCGCTCGAAGATCTACCGTTCAACGCATGAACGAAGCAACGGGTATCCACACCGGCAACGACCCGTCGAGTGGTGAGGTCGGAACCCCCGACCGCTCGCTCGGCTGGGTCGTCACGGGCGCATCGCAGGGGTTCGGGCGAGCGCTCGT is drawn from Pseudoclavibacter chungangensis and contains these coding sequences:
- a CDS encoding NAD(P)/FAD-dependent oxidoreductase; the protein is MTKILIVGGGYAGFYTAWRLEKLLNPGEAQVTLVDPLPYMTYQPFLPEVIGGSIEPRHVLVSQRRHLRRTRVVTAEVEKVDHARKVATLKPEHGDAYEFSYDVIVVTAGSVSRTFPIPGIADNAIGLKAAEEAAWIRDTIIDNFNRASALPPGPERQRLLTFVVVGGGFAGIEAFGEMRSLATDLLEDYPSLQFDDVQFHLIEAAGRIMPEVTEDGAVAVIKQLAERGAKVHLNTQVTSAVDGVVETSAGDKFPTDVIVWTAGVMAAPFVKSNTDLPVDERGRIRARADLRVEGDDGVIRDAWTAGDVSAVPDLSGGGVGGFCVPNAQHAVRQGKQLAENLVATLRGRAPKDYYHENLGAVAGLGPWNGAFRSGKIMLVGPLAWLAHRGYHGTAIPTIERKVRVFTDWFNTFFLGRDFVPFSARQHPRASFERFASKPRPKPAEEPAPASPVTDAPVADKADAKPAQAPKTVNRPTAKANAE
- a CDS encoding tyrosine-type recombinase/integrase; this encodes MLHSPRGRTRRRREHAAPRLPPLRIGEALALRWDGVDLDAGTVQIFATVTVDLDGRSVRQEHTKSRAGMRTLTLPRYGVDVLTRRRVEAAHDLVFASHAGTPMSEGNLRIRWRAAIEGSDFEGLTPKSVRKAVATELARKLSPAAAQMQPGHASSFVTERHYIEAAPTPDVSMFLGRPGLNGH